CGCTTTGAGCGAGAACCTCACTCTCTCCTAAATTTTAAAAAACCCCACCCTATGTTTTCCTGATACCCGATACCTGATACTTTTTCGTGAATCGTGAAGCGTGAATCGTGAATCCGGCTTGCGGTGTTTCCAAAAACTAAAAACCCCACCCTATGTTTTCCTGATACCCGATACCTGATACCTGATACAATTTTGTCCTATGTCCCCTTCCCATGTCCTATGTCAAGTCCTGTGTCCTATATCCTATGTCCTATGTCCTATTTCCCTGCCACCTCCATAGTATCAACGCTCAAACTATCCAATATTATAACTCCGGAATCTCCCTTAACCTCTGCACCTTCTGTATATAAATTTCCTTGTGGTGCTTTAGGGTTTGGAGGATTTGTTCCGTGCAGTGATTTAATATAATTTGAAACTTCAAACATTTGTTTTGCTGTTAAAATTTCTTTCCAACTCGCCATACCTTTAGAAGGTACACCTTCGGATACTGTTCTGAAAAGATCATTTATTTTTCCACCATGTATCCAATAATCATCGGTAAAATTCGGACCTACATTTCCTTCTCCGAAATTTCCATGACAGGTAACACAATATTGAGTGAAGGTGTTTTTACCGTTGGATAAAACGGAAGGATCGGTAGATAAAATCACAGAGTTCTCATCATAATTTGCCGAAGCGCTTTCCAAATATGCAGCGAGTTCAATTTTTGCTTTTTCCACTTCAATTACATATTCCTCCTCCTGACGCAAACCGTTACCAATATCATATTTCCATAAATAGACAATTGCAAAAATTATAGTTCCAATAAATATATATTGAAGCCATGGCGGCATTCCATTATCCAATTCCTGAATACCATCATATTCATGATCAGATAAGATCATTTCATCTTCCCGTTCTATCGGAACTTTATAATTCCATTTTGTCCATGTGCGCGCCAACCAGGTTTCATATTTCACACCTGGAGCCGCCTGTAATTTTTCTTTACGTGAAAGTTGCACCAGCATCAGAGTCAAATATGCTATTGTACAAATTTCAATTGCAATTAAAATATACAGCGGAAGATAAACACTTGTCCAGATACTTTCTTTTGCTGTTTCCACCGGAGCAAGGCTTGTAGCCTGCGCCAGCACATCATTTGGGACAACTAACAGACCTGCACCAATTAATAAAAGTATCAAGTTAGCAGAAGGTTTATTTTTATCATCCACCTTTTTTTTCCCGCTCCAGATCACAACTTCTGTAAGTGCATATATTACGTAGAATAATATTGCTGCAACAGCAATTAATATCCAAAAAGTAACATCATCCATGTACCAATTTTTATCAGGAGCTTCGGTTGATACTGCCCATACAGGTGAAGCAAATAAAATGGAAATAATGGCTAAAATTATTTTATTTTTCAAGGCGTAGTTTTTCATCACAATCATTTTAGTTAATGATTTAATTGGTTTTATTATTATCGAGAGGAATATTTTTCAGTTCTTCAATTTCTGTTTTATCCATGCGTTTCACACGCAGAAATAATATCAGAAAAAAAGCAAAGAACATGATCAATGAAATTATCGGGTAAATACTCACTCCTTCGATACTTGATAAATAATGCATGAAATTCATAACACTTATTTTTGGGTTTGTTGTTGAGATGTTGTTTCTGTATTTATATCTTTTCCTAATCGCTGCAGATATGCTATAAGTGCAACTATTTCCATATTACTTGCAGTTTCAATTCCGTCTTTGCGCAAACTTTCTGCTATAATATCAGCCTGGATCATAAGGTCATTATTAGCGATCTCCTCATAACCTTCCGGATATGGCACACCTAATTTCTGCATCACTTTTATCTTCGCTCTTGTGGTTGTGGTATCCAATTCATTTACATGCATCCATTTATATGAAGGCATAATACTTCCCGTTGAAACTGATTGCGGATCAAGCATATGCATATAATGCCAGCTATCCGGTTTTTTCAATACACCAACTCCTTCACGCGCAAGATCCGGTCCCGTTCTTTTTGATCCCCATTGGAATG
The genomic region above belongs to Bacteroidota bacterium and contains:
- a CDS encoding c-type cytochrome — encoded protein: MKNYALKNKIILAIISILFASPVWAVSTEAPDKNWYMDDVTFWILIAVAAILFYVIYALTEVVIWSGKKKVDDKNKPSANLILLLIGAGLLVVPNDVLAQATSLAPVETAKESIWTSVYLPLYILIAIEICTIAYLTLMLVQLSRKEKLQAAPGVKYETWLARTWTKWNYKVPIEREDEMILSDHEYDGIQELDNGMPPWLQYIFIGTIIFAIVYLWKYDIGNGLRQEEEYVIEVEKAKIELAAYLESASANYDENSVILSTDPSVLSNGKNTFTQYCVTCHGNFGEGNVGPNFTDDYWIHGGKINDLFRTVSEGVPSKGMASWKEILTAKQMFEVSNYIKSLHGTNPPNPKAPQGNLYTEGAEVKGDSGVIILDSLSVDTMEVAGK
- a CDS encoding cbb3-type cytochrome c oxidase subunit 3, with amino-acid sequence MNFMHYLSSIEGVSIYPIISLIMFFAFFLILFLRVKRMDKTEIEELKNIPLDNNKTN